TCGGACGATTCGTAACCCAGTGCGCCGGTCAGGTTCAGGCGCGGAAACCAGGCCGCCTGCGCGATGCCGACACGGGCGTTGGCAGCCGCCATCGCGCGCTCTGCGGCGGCGATGTCGGGTCGACGTTCGAGCAGTGCCGAAGGCAGGCCCGGCGGGATGTCGAGCGTGACCCGCTCGAGCGGCTGCGGCTCGAGCGCGAAGTCCGCCGGTGCGCGGCCGAGCAGCAGTGCCAGAGCGTGTTCCGCGTTGGCGCGGCGGCGCGACACGCCGAAGGACTCGGACTGCGCCGACGCCAGCTCGGTCTTTGCGCGCGCCAGTTCCAGCTCGCTCACGTCGCCTTCGTCGAAGCGCCGCTGCACCAGGCGCAGCGTTTCAGTGCGCAGCTGCACGGTGCCGGTGTAGAGCGCCTGTTCGGCATCGAGCTCACGGATCAGGAAATAGGTCTGTGCGACGTCGGCCTGCAGCGCGAGCTGCAGCGAGCGGAACAGCGCTTCGCGCTGCTGCGCGGTGGCGCTGGCCGCATCGACGCCGGCGGCCACGCGGCCGAACAGGTCGACCTCGTAGGCGACGGTGGCCTGCGCACGCCACAGCGTCAGCGCGTTGCCGTCCGCGCTGTCGTCCAGCCCGCGCGCCGCCGGCGACTGCCGCTGCCGGGTCGGGCCGAAGCCGGCGCCGACCTGCGGTGACTGCTGCGAGCGGGCGTCGCGCACCAGGGCGCGGGACTGGGCGAGGCGTGCGGCGGCGGCCTTCAGGTCCTGGTTGGCGTCCATCGCCTGCGCGACCAGCGTGTTCAGGCGACCGTCGCCGAACACCGTCCACCATTCGCCGCGCGCCAGCTCTTCCGACGGCCGCGCCGGCTTCCAGTCCTTGTTGCCGGCGGGCGCTTCCTTGAAGGCCTGCGGCGTATCGACCGCCGGACGCTCGTAGGTCTGCATCACCGAGCAGCCGGCCAGCACCAGCAGGCTGGACAGCAGCACGGCACCGGTCCGCAGCGAGCGGTAGGCCTCTGCAGGAGCGAGCGTGCTCGCCGTGTTCAACGATGTGTTCATGTCAATGCTCCGGATCAGTGGGCGACGGCTGCGACGTCAGGCAGCGGCGTATGGCCGGCGTGGGTGAGGCGCTTGCCCGAGGCCTTGCGCAGCAGCACGTAGAACACCGGGGTCAGGAAGAGACCGAAGAAGGTGACGCCCAGCATGCCGGAGAACACCGCCACGCCCATGGCATGACGCATTTCCGCGCCGGCGCCGCTCGACGTGACCAGCGGCACCACGCCCATGATGAAAGCGATCGATGTCATCAGGATGGGGCGCAGCCGCAGCCGGCTGGC
The window above is part of the Methyloversatilis discipulorum genome. Proteins encoded here:
- a CDS encoding efflux transporter outer membrane subunit — its product is MNTSLNTASTLAPAEAYRSLRTGAVLLSSLLVLAGCSVMQTYERPAVDTPQAFKEAPAGNKDWKPARPSEELARGEWWTVFGDGRLNTLVAQAMDANQDLKAAAARLAQSRALVRDARSQQSPQVGAGFGPTRQRQSPAARGLDDSADGNALTLWRAQATVAYEVDLFGRVAAGVDAASATAQQREALFRSLQLALQADVAQTYFLIRELDAEQALYTGTVQLRTETLRLVQRRFDEGDVSELELARAKTELASAQSESFGVSRRRANAEHALALLLGRAPADFALEPQPLERVTLDIPPGLPSALLERRPDIAAAERAMAAANARVGIAQAAWFPRLNLTGALGYESSELGNLFQWSTRSFVLGPLVGTALTLPLFDGGAREAGLERARAVYDEEVAAYRQTVLGAFREVEDNLAGLRILAEQTRTQDEAVRAAARAAQLSQIQYREGSVSQLDVIDADRSVLLQRRIASQLEGERARAAVGLIRALGGGWDGQAPADISDAGPDQPLHARNP